One region of Pogona vitticeps strain Pit_001003342236 chromosome 1, PviZW2.1, whole genome shotgun sequence genomic DNA includes:
- the ETF1 gene encoding eukaryotic peptide chain release factor subunit 1 has protein sequence MADDPSAADRNVEIWKIKKLIKSLEAARGNGTSMISLIIPPKDQISRVAKMLADEFGTASNIKSRVNRLSVLGAITSVQQRLKLYNKVPPNGLVVYCGTIVTEEGKEKKVNIDFEPFKPINTSLYLCDNKFHTEALTALLSDDSKFGFIVIDGSGALFGTLQGNTREVLHKFTVDLPKKHGRGGQSALRFARLRMEKRHNYVRKVAETAVQLFISGDKVNVAGLVLAGSADFKTELSQSDMFDQRLQSKVLKLVDISYGGENGFNQAIELSTEVLSNVKFIQEKKLIGRYFDEISQDTGKYCFGVEDTLKALEMGAVEILIVYENLDIMRYVLHCQGTEEEKILYLTPEQEKDKSHFTDKETGQEHELIESMPLLEWFANNYKKFGATLEIVTDKSQEGSQFVKGFGGIGGILRYRVDFQGMEYQGGDDEFFDLDDY, from the exons caaTGGCACCAGCATGATATCATTGATCATTCCCCCCAAAGACCAGATTTCGCGAGTGGCGAAAATGTTAGCTGATGAGTTTGGTACAGCATCAAACATAAAATCTCGAGTAAATCGTCTTTCAGTCCTTGGCGCCATTACATCTGTACAGCAGCGGCTAAAACTTTATAACAAAG TACCTCCGAATGGTCTGGTTGTTTACTGTGGAACAATTgtgacagaagaaggaaaagagaagaaagtaaaCATTGATTTTGAGCCTTTCAAACCAATAAATACATCATTGTATTTGTGTGATAATAAATTCCATACAGAG GCTCTTACAGCACTACTGTCAGATGACAGCAAGTTTGGCTTCATTGTAATAGATGGTAGTGGTGCACTCTTTGGAACTCTTCAGGGAAACACTAGAGAGGTGCTGCACAAGTTCACAGTGGATCTCCCAAAGAAACATG GAAGAGGAGGTCAGTCTGCCTTGCGTTTCGCTCGTTTAAGAATGGAGAAGCGGCACAACTATGTAAGGAAAGTAGCAGAAACGGCTGTACAGCTCTTCATTTCTGGTGACAAGGTGAACGTGGCTGGTCTCGTGTTAGCTGGGTCAGCTGACTTCAAAACTGAATTAAGTCAGTCAGACATGTTTGATCAG CGGTTGCAGTCCAAAGTACTAAAGTTAGTTGACATCTCATACGGTGGTGAAAATGGATTCAATCAAGCAATTGAATTATCCACTGAAGTCCTGTCTAATGTGAAATTCATTCAAGAAAAGAAACTAATAG GCCGATATTTTGATGAAATCAGCCAGGACACAGGAAAGTATTGTTTTGGTGTTGAAGACACTTTGAAAGCCTTAGAAATGGGAGCAGTAGAGATCCTGATAGTTTATGAGAACCTGGATATAATGAGATATGTTCTTCATTGCCAAGGCACAGAAG AGGAGAAGATTCTATATTTGACACCAGAGCAAGAAAAAGATAAATCTCACTTCACAGACAAAgag ACTGGACAGGAACATGAACTGATAGAAAGCATGCCTCTCCTTGAGTGGTTTGCAAACAACTACAAGAAATTTGGAGCCACATTGGAAATTGTGACAGACAAGTCACAGGAAGGATCCCAGTTTGTGAAAGGATTTGGAGGAATTGGAG GTATCTTGCGGTACCGAGTGGATTTCCAGGGAATGGAATACCAAGGAGGAGATGATGAATTTTTTGACCTTGATGACTACTAG